Proteins encoded in a region of the Variovorax sp. PAMC 28711 genome:
- a CDS encoding alpha/beta hydrolase encodes MNPLEARLVAGGGTVQRDIVYGDGQVGWSATGGPTTRPLAMDVYLPARHDDVARPALVMAFGGAFHRGSKENDSFGAEAGNTSVAEYCLRFALQGYVAFSIDYRLVPEDPAPGATPVIGSPDQIPTSRIDVVRRLMALDPATPDMLWRGIEAASDDMASAVQFVHDNATSWNVDPARIAIGGFSAGARTALNAALGENARVAAVVSLSGYVSPDDMARHLQTAPNGPAVLLVYGDEDLEYVRKGTPQMARAMCDAGRLCEVACVGGSGHFYRAEAAVRAVGDAGPASRRTVQQTFEDFLARHIGPGAPQAAQSGSTSPMSSP; translated from the coding sequence ATGAACCCCCTGGAGGCCCGACTCGTGGCCGGTGGCGGCACGGTGCAGCGCGACATCGTCTATGGCGATGGCCAGGTCGGCTGGAGCGCGACAGGCGGCCCGACCACGCGCCCGCTCGCGATGGACGTCTACCTGCCCGCAAGGCATGACGACGTCGCACGACCTGCGCTCGTGATGGCGTTCGGCGGCGCCTTCCACCGCGGCTCGAAGGAAAACGACAGCTTCGGCGCGGAAGCCGGCAACACCTCGGTGGCGGAGTACTGCCTGCGGTTCGCGCTGCAGGGCTACGTCGCTTTCTCGATCGACTACCGCCTCGTCCCCGAAGACCCGGCACCCGGGGCGACACCGGTCATCGGCTCGCCCGACCAGATCCCCACCTCGCGCATCGACGTGGTGCGCCGGTTGATGGCGCTCGACCCTGCCACGCCCGACATGCTCTGGCGCGGCATCGAAGCGGCGAGCGACGACATGGCGAGCGCGGTGCAGTTCGTGCACGACAACGCAACGTCATGGAACGTCGATCCGGCGCGGATCGCGATCGGGGGTTTCTCGGCGGGCGCGCGCACCGCGCTCAACGCGGCCCTCGGCGAAAACGCACGCGTCGCCGCGGTCGTGTCGCTGTCGGGTTACGTCAGCCCCGACGACATGGCGCGGCATCTGCAGACGGCGCCCAACGGCCCGGCCGTGTTGCTGGTGTACGGCGACGAAGACCTCGAATACGTGCGCAAGGGCACGCCGCAGATGGCCCGGGCGATGTGCGACGCAGGCCGGTTGTGCGAGGTCGCGTGCGTCGGCGGATCGGGGCATTTCTATCGGGCCGAGGCGGCAGTGCGCGCGGTTGGCGACGCGGGTCCGGCAAGCCGTCGAACGGTGCAGCAGACCTTCGAGGATTTCCTCGCACGGCACATCGGCCCCGGCGCACCGCAAGCCGCTCAGAGCGGCAGCACGTCGCCGATGTCGTCGCCCTGA
- a CDS encoding Tex family protein, whose translation MQKIIRQLAAEIKVGEHQVKAAIELLDGGATVPFIARYRKEATDGLDDIQLRELEARLSYLRELEDRRAAVLKAIDEQGKLTPELRAAIEFAPTKQELEDLYLPFKQKRRTKGQIAREFGIEPLADKLLADPTLDPAIEAQAFLKPATTLDDGKPGPDFSTVPAVLDGVRDILSERWAEDAALVQSMRQWLWAEGLFKSTLMAGKDENNVDVSKFRDYFDYDEPIGRVPSHRALAVFRGRTLDMLDAKLVLPVEPEPGKPSVAEGRIALHLGWSHSGRKADDLIRKCVAWTWRVKLSLSTERDLFTRLREDAEKVAIKVFADNLRDLLLAAPAGPRVVLGLDPGIRTGVKVAVVDATGKLVETATVFPHEPRKDWEGSLHTLGKLCAKHGVNLIAIGNGTASRETDKLAADLIKLLGKMAEQAGAPPMAIDKVVVSEAGASVYSASELASQEMPDVDVSLRGAASIARRLQDPLAELVKIDPKAIGVGQYQHDVNQSELARTLHAVVEDCVNSVGVDLNTASVPLLSRVSGLSGSVAKAVVRWREANGAFATRKQLLGVTGFGPKAFEQSAGFLRIRGGTDPLDVTGVHPETYPLIEQIIVKTGKPIAELMGRADMLKTLKPELFANEKFGVITVKDILGELEKPGRDPRPDFKVARFNDGVEDIKDLVEGMILEGTVSNVAQFGAFIDLGVHQDGLVHVSQLANKFVEDAREIVKTGDIVRVKVMEVDVARKRIGLSMKLDAAPARRDGPRDNRFEGAGRGQQQGARRDNSPQPAGQMASAFAKLQSLKK comes from the coding sequence ATGCAGAAAATCATTCGCCAGCTCGCGGCCGAGATCAAGGTCGGCGAGCACCAGGTGAAGGCGGCCATCGAGCTGCTCGACGGGGGCGCCACGGTGCCCTTCATCGCCCGCTACCGCAAGGAGGCCACCGACGGCCTCGACGACATCCAGCTGCGCGAACTCGAAGCGCGCCTTTCGTATCTGCGTGAGCTCGAAGACCGCCGCGCCGCGGTGCTCAAAGCCATCGACGAGCAGGGCAAGCTCACGCCGGAGCTGCGCGCCGCCATCGAATTCGCGCCGACCAAGCAGGAGCTGGAAGACCTCTACCTGCCGTTCAAGCAGAAGCGCCGCACCAAGGGCCAGATCGCACGCGAGTTCGGCATCGAGCCGCTCGCCGACAAGTTGCTGGCCGACCCGACGCTCGATCCCGCCATCGAAGCGCAGGCGTTCTTGAAGCCCGCCACGACGCTCGACGACGGCAAGCCGGGCCCCGACTTCTCGACGGTGCCGGCAGTGCTGGACGGCGTGCGCGACATCCTCTCGGAGCGCTGGGCCGAAGACGCTGCGCTGGTGCAGTCGATGCGCCAGTGGCTCTGGGCCGAAGGGCTCTTCAAGTCGACGCTGATGGCCGGCAAGGATGAGAACAACGTCGACGTTTCCAAGTTTCGCGACTACTTCGACTACGACGAGCCGATCGGCCGCGTGCCGTCGCACCGTGCGCTGGCCGTGTTCCGCGGTCGCACGCTGGACATGCTCGATGCCAAGCTGGTGCTGCCGGTCGAACCCGAGCCCGGCAAGCCGTCGGTGGCCGAAGGGCGCATTGCGCTGCACCTCGGCTGGAGCCATTCGGGCCGCAAGGCCGACGACCTGATCCGCAAATGCGTGGCCTGGACCTGGCGCGTGAAGCTGAGTCTCTCGACCGAGCGCGATCTCTTCACGCGGCTGCGCGAAGACGCCGAAAAGGTCGCCATCAAGGTCTTCGCCGACAACCTGCGCGATTTGCTCTTGGCCGCACCGGCCGGCCCGCGCGTGGTGCTCGGGCTGGACCCCGGCATCCGCACCGGCGTGAAGGTGGCCGTGGTGGATGCGACCGGCAAGCTGGTCGAGACCGCCACCGTGTTCCCGCATGAACCGCGCAAGGACTGGGAAGGCTCGCTGCACACGCTCGGCAAGCTGTGCGCCAAGCACGGCGTGAACCTCATCGCCATCGGCAACGGCACGGCCAGCCGCGAGACCGACAAGCTGGCGGCCGACCTCATCAAGCTGCTCGGCAAGATGGCCGAGCAGGCCGGTGCGCCGCCGATGGCCATCGACAAGGTGGTGGTGAGCGAAGCCGGTGCCTCGGTCTATTCGGCCAGCGAACTCGCCTCGCAGGAAATGCCCGATGTCGACGTGAGCCTTCGCGGTGCCGCGAGCATCGCGCGCCGCCTCCAAGACCCGTTGGCCGAACTCGTGAAGATCGATCCCAAGGCGATCGGTGTCGGCCAGTACCAGCACGACGTGAACCAGAGCGAGCTCGCGCGCACCCTGCACGCGGTGGTCGAAGATTGCGTGAACTCGGTCGGCGTCGACCTCAACACGGCCAGCGTGCCGCTGCTGAGCCGCGTGTCGGGCCTGTCGGGCAGCGTCGCCAAGGCGGTGGTGCGCTGGCGCGAAGCCAACGGCGCGTTCGCGACGAGGAAGCAATTGCTCGGCGTGACCGGTTTCGGCCCCAAGGCCTTCGAGCAGAGCGCGGGTTTCCTGCGCATTCGCGGCGGCACCGATCCGCTCGACGTGACCGGCGTGCACCCCGAAACCTATCCGCTGATCGAGCAGATCATCGTCAAGACCGGGAAGCCCATCGCCGAGCTCATGGGCCGCGCCGACATGCTCAAGACGCTCAAGCCCGAGCTGTTTGCCAACGAGAAGTTCGGCGTCATCACGGTGAAAGACATCCTCGGCGAACTCGAAAAGCCCGGCCGCGATCCGCGCCCCGACTTCAAGGTGGCGCGCTTCAACGACGGCGTGGAAGACATCAAGGATTTGGTCGAGGGAATGATCCTCGAAGGCACGGTGAGCAACGTCGCGCAGTTCGGCGCGTTCATCGACCTGGGCGTGCACCAGGACGGCCTGGTGCACGTGAGCCAGCTCGCCAACAAGTTCGTGGAAGACGCGCGCGAGATCGTCAAGACCGGCGACATCGTCCGCGTCAAGGTGATGGAAGTCGACGTGGCGCGCAAGCGCATCGGCCTGTCGATGAAGCTCGACGCTGCGCCGGCCCGCCGCGACGGCCCGCGCGACAACCGCTTCGAAGGCGCCGGCCGCGGCCAGCAACAGGGTGCGCGGCGCGACAACTCGCCGCAGCCTGCGGGGCAGATGGCGAGTGCGTTCGCGAAGCTGCAGAGTCTGAAAAAGTAA
- the yjjJ gene encoding type II toxin-antitoxin system HipA family toxin YjjJ yields the protein MPAVAAANPDQLQAALARGPASAGELAAVLQVSVPTLHRLLQRLPSPVVRAGAARRTRYALPRAVRGAAMSWPLYAVDASGQVSTLSQLSPVRPEGSWMALTDSAWPVPEEARDGWWDGLPYPLHQMRPQGYMGRQFAQVQAQTLGVPANPLAWSDEDVLVALSQRGTDLSGNLILGDVACEQWLATRANPLAPLAPRGLGARYLQLAEQAVAAGVVGSSAGGEFPKFTAQRALADSATPHVLVKFSGADDSAAVRRWSDLLVCEHLAAAHAEAMPGIVSARTRIVMHGGRTFLEVERFDRHGDAGRSPLCALDILNATFLGDSPMDWPHLASRLAALKLVNDDDLLRVQRLWWFGRLIANTDMHAGNLSFRPEAGRLALAPMYDMLPMRYAPLGGGEVPRHSFEPTLPLPSQRAVWHEACDAASAFWLAVGGDRRIGDGFRATAAANAIALGRLRDKA from the coding sequence ATGCCAGCTGTTGCCGCCGCCAATCCCGATCAGCTCCAGGCGGCGTTGGCGCGCGGCCCGGCCAGCGCGGGTGAACTGGCGGCGGTGCTCCAGGTCAGCGTGCCGACACTGCATCGCTTGCTGCAGCGGCTTCCTTCTCCTGTGGTGCGCGCCGGCGCTGCGCGACGCACGCGCTATGCGCTGCCGCGTGCGGTGCGCGGTGCCGCCATGTCATGGCCGCTCTACGCCGTCGACGCGAGCGGGCAGGTGAGCACACTCTCGCAGCTGTCGCCCGTGCGCCCGGAAGGAAGCTGGATGGCGCTGACCGACAGCGCCTGGCCGGTGCCGGAGGAGGCACGAGACGGTTGGTGGGACGGCCTGCCGTACCCGCTGCACCAGATGCGGCCGCAGGGCTACATGGGCCGTCAATTCGCGCAGGTCCAGGCGCAGACGCTCGGTGTGCCCGCCAACCCGCTGGCGTGGAGCGACGAAGATGTGTTGGTGGCGCTGAGCCAGCGCGGCACCGACCTCAGCGGCAATCTCATCCTCGGAGACGTCGCCTGTGAGCAATGGCTGGCGACGCGAGCGAATCCTCTGGCGCCGCTGGCGCCGCGTGGGCTGGGCGCGCGCTACCTCCAACTCGCCGAGCAGGCCGTGGCGGCGGGCGTGGTCGGGTCCAGCGCCGGCGGGGAGTTCCCCAAGTTCACCGCGCAGCGTGCATTGGCCGACAGCGCCACGCCGCACGTGCTGGTCAAGTTCTCGGGCGCCGACGATTCGGCAGCCGTGCGTCGCTGGTCCGATCTGCTCGTGTGCGAGCACCTCGCCGCCGCGCATGCCGAAGCGATGCCCGGCATCGTCAGCGCGCGCACCCGCATCGTGATGCATGGCGGGCGCACCTTTCTCGAGGTCGAGCGCTTCGACCGCCACGGCGATGCCGGCCGCAGCCCCTTGTGCGCGCTCGACATCCTCAACGCCACTTTTCTTGGCGACAGTCCGATGGACTGGCCGCACCTCGCCAGCCGACTGGCTGCGCTCAAGCTCGTGAACGACGACGATCTGCTGCGCGTGCAGCGCCTCTGGTGGTTCGGCAGACTCATCGCCAACACCGACATGCATGCCGGCAATCTGAGTTTTCGCCCGGAAGCGGGGCGGCTGGCGCTCGCGCCGATGTACGACATGCTCCCCATGCGGTACGCGCCGTTGGGTGGCGGCGAAGTGCCGCGGCACAGCTTCGAGCCCACGCTGCCCTTGCCGTCTCAACGCGCCGTTTGGCACGAGGCATGCGATGCAGCATCCGCTTTCTGGCTCGCGGTGGGCGGGGACCGCCGCATCGGCGACGGCTTCCGGGCAACCGCCGCGGCCAACGCCATCGCGCTGGGACGGCTTCGAGACAAGGCATGA
- a CDS encoding patatin-like phospholipase family protein, whose amino-acid sequence MKALRIYAGPAARKHIAAHGLQPKDVRTIPGAAGGPKGLILGPIDRFLFGDWLPRSSQPVDLVGASIGAWRLATACLDDPVAAFQRLEHDYVRQRYDLPAGQKRLTARQVSQSFAANLASFYRGRVGEVLNHPRYRLHVVTSRGRHILGREGRARTPVGYLGAFATNSVHRKSLGAWLERCVFSTPGAALPFDTRDFRTRQFDLSDANFNLALQASCAIPFLLEAVHDIPGGPRGAYWDGGITDYHLHLDYTPRDAGLVLYPHFQQAVVPGWLDKGLKWRHRATGFLDRMVVLAPDPEWIRTLPHAKLPDRKDFIHYANDPEARITAWDRAAREAERLADELAERLQGDDIGDVLPL is encoded by the coding sequence ATGAAAGCGCTCCGCATCTACGCCGGCCCCGCGGCACGCAAACACATTGCCGCGCACGGCCTGCAGCCCAAGGACGTGCGCACCATCCCCGGCGCGGCGGGCGGGCCGAAGGGCCTCATCCTCGGTCCCATCGATCGCTTCCTGTTCGGCGACTGGCTGCCGCGCTCGAGCCAGCCGGTCGATCTGGTGGGCGCCTCCATCGGCGCCTGGCGGCTCGCCACGGCCTGCCTCGACGACCCGGTGGCGGCGTTCCAGCGCCTCGAACACGACTACGTCCGGCAGCGCTACGACCTGCCGGCGGGGCAAAAGCGGCTCACCGCGCGGCAAGTCAGCCAGAGCTTCGCGGCCAACCTGGCGTCGTTCTACCGCGGGCGCGTCGGCGAAGTGCTCAACCATCCGCGTTACCGGCTGCACGTGGTCACCTCGCGTGGCCGGCACATCCTGGGGCGCGAGGGCAGGGCGCGCACGCCGGTCGGCTACCTCGGCGCTTTCGCGACCAACAGCGTGCACCGCAAGAGCCTCGGCGCATGGCTGGAACGCTGCGTATTTTCCACGCCCGGCGCTGCGCTGCCGTTCGACACGCGCGATTTCCGCACGCGCCAGTTCGACCTGAGTGACGCGAACTTCAACCTCGCGCTGCAGGCCTCATGCGCGATCCCTTTCTTGCTCGAAGCGGTTCACGACATTCCCGGCGGCCCGCGCGGCGCTTACTGGGACGGCGGCATCACCGACTACCACCTGCACCTGGACTACACGCCGCGCGACGCGGGCCTGGTGCTGTATCCGCATTTCCAGCAGGCGGTGGTGCCGGGCTGGCTCGACAAGGGATTGAAGTGGCGGCATCGCGCCACCGGCTTTCTCGATCGCATGGTGGTGCTGGCGCCCGACCCGGAATGGATCCGCACGCTGCCCCATGCCAAGCTGCCCGACCGCAAGGACTTCATCCACTACGCGAACGATCCCGAGGCGCGCATCACCGCGTGGGACCGCGCGGCGCGCGAGGCGGAGCGGCTGGCGGACGAACTGGCGGAGCGCCTTCAGGGCGACGACATCGGCGACGTGCTGCCGCTCTGA